One segment of Maridesulfovibrio ferrireducens DNA contains the following:
- a CDS encoding Na+/H+ antiporter NhaC family protein has product MKHEANGWALAPLALFLVIFLGTGFSLTMNGANMAFYQLSATVAILPAIAWAIWMGKGKIKEKINVFLSGSGESGIITMCMIYLLAGGFASVAKSIGGVESTVNLGLSIVPASMVLPGLFIIAAFIATAMGTSMGTIAAIAPIAVGVAGKTDISSALLMGAVVGGAMFGDNLSMISDTTIAATRTQGCEMGDKFKMNFLIAIPAALVTVIILYIVGEGGQVLQQGTYSLLKVLPYLIILVMAVIGVNVFIVLGAGIVFTGIVGLFSMADFSILKFSQDIYTGFTGMQEILVLSLLIGGLGELIKYHGGITYIINFIGKLTRGTKSTRAGEFSIGALSVFSDLCTANNTVAIILTGGMAKEIAKSHNVDPRRSASLLDIFSCVIQGLIPYGAQILLAGSISQLSPLEIIGNMYYCYILAFVAVISIITGFPRAKR; this is encoded by the coding sequence ATGAAACATGAAGCTAACGGTTGGGCTTTAGCCCCTCTTGCCTTATTTCTTGTTATATTTCTCGGAACAGGTTTCTCCCTTACTATGAACGGCGCAAACATGGCGTTTTATCAGCTCTCCGCCACTGTTGCGATTCTTCCGGCCATTGCATGGGCTATTTGGATGGGAAAGGGCAAGATAAAGGAAAAGATAAATGTTTTCCTAAGTGGCTCTGGAGAATCCGGCATCATTACAATGTGTATGATTTATCTGCTGGCTGGTGGATTTGCATCGGTGGCAAAATCTATCGGCGGAGTTGAATCTACTGTTAACCTCGGTTTGTCGATTGTTCCTGCTTCAATGGTTCTTCCCGGTTTGTTTATTATTGCGGCATTCATTGCTACGGCTATGGGAACTTCAATGGGAACCATTGCTGCGATTGCTCCAATTGCTGTCGGGGTTGCAGGTAAAACCGATATTTCTTCAGCGTTGCTTATGGGAGCTGTTGTCGGTGGTGCAATGTTCGGAGACAATCTGTCCATGATTTCTGATACGACTATTGCGGCAACCCGTACTCAGGGTTGTGAGATGGGCGATAAATTTAAAATGAATTTTCTGATTGCGATTCCCGCAGCGCTCGTTACAGTAATCATATTATATATAGTAGGTGAAGGTGGTCAGGTCTTGCAGCAGGGAACATACAGCCTACTGAAAGTTCTGCCATATCTGATCATTCTTGTGATGGCGGTGATCGGAGTTAATGTGTTTATTGTTCTTGGTGCAGGGATTGTCTTTACTGGAATTGTCGGCTTATTCTCTATGGCTGATTTCAGTATTCTCAAGTTTTCACAGGATATTTATACCGGTTTTACCGGAATGCAAGAGATCTTAGTTCTTTCTCTGTTAATTGGCGGGCTTGGTGAATTGATTAAGTATCATGGTGGGATTACTTACATTATCAACTTTATCGGCAAGTTGACTCGCGGCACCAAATCGACTCGGGCAGGTGAGTTCAGTATTGGTGCTTTGTCGGTTTTTTCTGATTTATGTACTGCAAATAATACTGTAGCCATCATTTTGACTGGCGGAATGGCTAAAGAAATTGCCAAGAGTCACAACGTTGATCCTCGTCGTAGTGCCAGTCTGTTGGATATTTTTTCCTGTGTTATTCAAGGGCTGATTCCTTACGGAGCGCAAATTCTGCTTGCAGGTTCTATTTCACAGCTGTCACCGCTCGAAATTATTGGAAACATGTATTATTGTTATATACTGGCGTTTGTTGCGGTAATCAGCATTATCACCGGATTTCCACGGGCTAAACGATAA